The genomic interval ACCTTCCTTACGCCGAGCTTGCCGTCCGGGTCATGACGCCCTTTCTCGACGGCAGCATCGGCGCGGCGGATTTTGCACGCCTCGTCCATGAGGCATACGCCTCTTTCGACGATCCCCGCGTCGCTCCCTTGCGGAAGTTCGACGGCAATGGCTGGCTGCTCGAGCTTTTTCACGGGCCGACGCTGGCCTTCAAGGACTATGCCCTGCAACTCCTCGGGCGCCTCTTCGACCACGTCCTCAAGGCGCGCGGAAGCCGCCTCACGGTTCTCGGCGCCACTTCCGGCGACACCGGCTCGGCCGCGATCGAGGCGTGTCGGGGCCGCGACGCGATCGACGTCGTCATTCTTCATCCAAAGGGACGGGTTTCGGAAGTGCAGCGTCGCCAGATGACGACCGTTCTGGCGGCGAACGTTCACAACCTCGCAATCGAGGGAACCTTCGACGATTGCCAGGATCTCGTGAAGGCGATGTTTCAGGACGTTGCCTTCCGCGATAGGCTCAACCTTTCCTCGGCGAACTCGATCAACTGGGTGCGTATCCTTGCCCAGACGGTCTATTATTTTTCGGCCGCCCTGGCGCTTGGCGCACCGAAGCAGGGCATAGCCTTCGCCGTGCCGACGGGGAATTTTGGAAACGTCTACGCCGGCTATGTGGCGAAACGCATGGGCCTTCCGATCACAAGGCTTATCATCGGAACCAACCGGAACGACGTTCTAACCCGCCTTTTTACGGAAGGCGAGATGCGGATCGCGGCGGTCGCGCCCAGTTTAAGCCCGGCGATGGACATCCAGATTCCAAGCAATTTCGAACGTCTCCTGTTCGATCTCTACGATCGGGACGCCTCCCGTGTGCGCGCCGCGATGGCGGCTTTCCGCCGGGAGGGCCGGCTGAAGCTGGAAAAGGCCATGCTCGATCGGGCGTCCGAGACGTTTTCTGCCGTCCGGATCTCCGACCAGGCGACCCTTCGCACGATCGCCAAAATCCATGAAGAAAGTGGCCTTCTGATCGATCCGCACACGGCGGTTGCCGTCGCCGCCGCCCGCCGGATGGCGCCGGAAGCCGGCGTTCCCATCGTGGCTCTTGCTTCGGCCCACCCGGCGAAGTTCCCGGATGCGGTCGAACAGGCGACCGGCCTTCGACCCGAGCTTCCCCCCCGCCTCTCCGACCTTTTCGAACGCGAGGAACGAATGGCGATACTGCCGAACGATCTCGGCAAGGTCGAAGCCCATATCCAGGCGCGGGTTTCGAGCCGGGGCATTGCATGACGGTTCGGGTCTCCACCCTTGCGAACGGGCTTTGCGTCGCTGCGGACCGCATGGAAGGCGTCGCCAGCGCCACCGTCGGCATGTGGGTCGGTGCGGGCACGCGTTACGAGAAGGCGGACATCAACGGGGTGGCGCATCTTCTCGAACACATGGCGTTCAAGGGGACGGAAACACGCTCAGCCCAGGCCATCGCCGAGGAAATCGAGGCCGTCGGCGGACAGTTGAACGCCTACACTTCGCGGGAACACACCGCCTACCATGCGCGCGTTCTAAGCGCGGACATTGGCCTTGCCGTTGACCTTCTGGGTGACATCCTTCAGCACTCCGTCTTCGACGAACAGGAGCTTGCCCGCGAACATACGGTCGTCGCCCAGGAAATCGGCCAGGCCGAGGATGCGCCCGACGACGCGGTCTTCGATCGTTACCAGGCGGTCTGCTACCCGGCCCAGCCGATGGGCTGGCCGGTGCTGGGAACACCGACAACGCTCAAAAACCTCACGCGCGAAACGGTCCTCGACTACCTGGCCGGGCATTACCGGGCCTCCGCCATGGTGTTGGCAGCGGCCGGCGACGTCGCGCACGAGCATCTGCTCGAACTCGCCGAAGAACGTTTTGCCGGGCTGGTGCGGGAAAAAGCGGCCCCGCCGCCGCCGGCGCGCTATGTCGGCGGAGAGATCCGGGAATCGCGCGATCTCGAACAGTTGCACGTCGTGCTCGGGTTTAACGGCATCGGCTACCTCGATCCCGATTTCTACGCGCTTTCTGTTTATTCGACGCTGCTGGGCGGCGGCATGTCGTCGCGTCTTTTTCAGGAGGTTCGGGAAAAACGCGGCCTCGTCTATTCGATTTACAGCTTCATCTCTTGTTATGCCGATGGCGGGATTTTCGGAATCTATGCCGGGACTGGCGAGAAGGAAGCAAGGGAGCTTATCCCGGTTGTCGCCGAGACCATCCAGGCGGCAACGCGCCAAGCGACGGAGGAGGAGCTTGAGCGCGCGAAAGCGCAGATCAAGGCCACCATCCTCATGTCGCTGGAAAGCTCGGCCGCGCGCTGCGAGCAGCTTGCGAACCAATTGCTTGTCTATGGGCGTCCCTTTTCGCCGGCGGAGATCGTGGCGAAAGTCGAGGCGGTGGACCTCGCCGCCATTGCCCGCGTCGCGCGCCGGTTATGCATGAGCGAACCGGCTCTCGCCGCCCTGGGGCCGGTCGACCGGCTCGAGGGTTTCGATCAGTTAAAGAGACGTTTCGATTAGCTCGATTGGAAAGGGCGGATAGCGGCCGTCAGGCGTTCCCAATTTCGCTGGAAAGCTTGCCCCAGTCGACGCCGATCTTCGCCATCGCCTTTTCCCATTTCCCGTCCATGTCGCCGTCGAAGATCAAGGGTTCGTCGGCCATGACGTTAAGCCAGCCATTGCTCCGCATTTCCATTTCCAACTGGCCGGGCGCCCAACCGGCGTAGCCGAGCGCGACCATGCTTTTCCGCGGGCCGCGGCCTTCCGCGATGTCGCGCAGAATTTCGGCGGACGCCGTCAGCGCCACGTTGGTGTCGATGCAGAGCGTGTTGTCTTGCTGATAGTCGGCGGAATGCAGGACGAAGCCGCGTTCGGATTCGACCGGTCCGCCGAAGAAAAGGCCAATCTCACGGTCGTCGCTGACGGCGTCAATTCCAAGCTGGGAAAGCAAGTCCGGCAAGGGCGCCGTGCCGATGCGCCGGTTGACGACCAGGCCCATTGCGCCTTCCAGGCTATGGGCGCACATATAAATGACGGCTCGCGCGAATCGCGGATCCTGGATTTGCGGCGTCGCAATCAAGAGTTGCCCCGCCAGATAGCCCTGGGAATTCGTTTTCATCGCTTCCATAAGACCATAAGTTTGGGCGAGCAGCGGTAAAGACAAGCTTACCAAAGCATAAAACTTTCGTGAACGCCCGCAATCCCGGTGTCGAATACATAATATAATAGGATGGTATGCGGCGCTTTATAATGCTTTCAATGTGTATACCCCGCCGCTTCCGCCAAGCTGCCCCGGGGCGAGGACTTGGCATCGCAGCGCTGCTTGGCGCGGTCTTGTTGCTTGGCCTTGCCGGCCACGGCCTGGCAGCAAGTTCGCCCTGGACGAGCCAGCTGAGCTCGGAGGAGGCGCCGGCCCGCCTGCGTCTGCTGGCAGCACCGGCGGGGGACCGGGACGAGCTTCTGCTCGGGCTTGAGTTCGAATTGCTGCCGGGCTGGAAGATTTATTGGCGGACGCCAGGAGACGCCGGCTTCCCGCCGGAGATCGACTGGGCGGGCTCGGAGAATCTGGATCGCTCTTCGATCCTGTGGCCGGCGCCGGAACGGTTTCGCGTGCTGGGCCTTGACACATTTGGCTACCGCGACCGGGTCGTGCTGCCGATCCGTGCCGGCCTCAAGGACGCGACGCAACCTTTGCGCGTCCGCGCCCACGTTTCCTACCTCGTTTGCGACGTCGTCTGCATTCCCGGAGAAGCGAAGCTCGCGCTCGATGCGGCGGCGGGCATGGCGGCATCCTCGGAAAGTGAGGTGATCGCGCGGTATTTGGCCCGGGTGCCGGGGGCCGGCGCCTTCGCGGGCCTTGTCCTCGAACGGGCCGAGTTTGCGGAAACGCTTGGGCGCCTCTCGGTCATGGCGCGGGCGGAAAGCCCTTTCCACAAGCCCGACCTCTATGTGGAGGGGCCGGAAGGCTATGCCTTCGGAGCCCCGGAGGTGCGCTTCTGGGAAGGCAAGCGCCGGGCGCTCTTCCACCTGCCGGTGACGCGGTCCGCTTCTGCGCCACCGGCTTCCGCTCTGCTCGGCGCGGGCCTCCGCTTCACTCTGGTTGACGATCTGGCAAAATCGCGCCCGCGCGCGGTCGAGCGCGTCCTTCCCGTGGTCCCCGCCTCGGCCGATGCGCTTCCCGGCCGCACCCTTGCCGCCGTGCTGGCGCTCGCCTTCGTCGGCGGGCTCATCCTCAACCTCATGCCTTGCGTGCTGCCGGTTCTTTCCTTGAAGCTTTTGGCCGTCGTCGGCCATGGCGGCGCGCCGCGGGCGGAAGTACGCAAGGGTTTTCTGGCGTCGGCCGCCGGCATCCTTGTCGCCTTTCTTACACTGGCGGGGGGGATCGCCTTTTTGCGCGGTGCCGGGGTGGCGGTCGGCTGGGGGTTTCAGTTCCAGTCCCCCTTCTTCCTTCTCGCCATGACGGCCGTGCTCGTGCTTTTTGCCGCCAATCTCTGGGGCCTCTTCGAAATCCGGTTGCCTTCAAGCCTACAAAGCGGGCTGGCCGAACGGGGCGGCGGGCATGGCTTGACCGGCCATTTCCTGACCGGCGTTTTCGCCACCTTGCTCGCCACGCCGTGTTCGGCGCCCTTCCTTGGCACCTCGATCGGTTTCGCCCTTTCGCGGGGGCTGCAGGAAATCTTCGCCATTTTTCTGGCGTTGGGGGTGGGCTTTGCTTTCCCCTATCTTCTCGTCGCTCTGTTCCCGGGGGTTGCCTCGCATCTGCCGAGGCCGGGGCCCTGGATGGGGCACTTGCGGCGCCTTTTGGGTGTAGCCCTCATCGGGACGGCGGTTTGGCTGCTTGGGGTGCTGGCGGCGGGTGTAGGCGCGCCTTCCGCCTTCGCCATCGGCGGTCTGTTGGCGCTTCTCCTGCTCGTCCTCGTGCTTGGCGGGCGGTTCCCGGAAAGAAAAGCCGCGTTTCGCGTGCTGGCGGCCGTCTTGCTGCTCTCGCCTTTGCTGATCACGGTCGCTGCCCCGCCGCCTGGGCCAGGCGTTGCCGGGAAAACGGACGCCGGCCCTTGGCGGGCCTTCGACGCCGCGGCGATCCCGGCCTTGGTGGAGGAAGGCCGCGTCGTCTTTGTGGACGTCACGGCGGAATGGTGCCTCACCTGCCAGGCGAACAAGGCGATCGTCCTCGACCGCGGTGCGGTGGCTGAAAAACTGAACAGCGGCGCCGTTATTGCCATGCGCGCCGACTGGACGCGGCCCGATGCGGAAATCGCCGCCTACCTCGCCCAATTCGGCCGCTTTGGCATTCCCTTCAACGTCGTTTACGGGCCGGGCGCGCCGACCGGCATCCCTTTGCCCGAGCTTCTGTCCGGCGAGGCCGTGCTCGAGGCCATGGCGCGGGCGGCCCGGACCGCCGCGCCGCCGCTTGCCAAAAGCCCTTATGGAAATTGAGGATGATTTTAGTTCGGTGTTCCCGTTAACCTAAGGGCTTCGGGACAAGAACGCGCCCCGTTCGGGGCGCTAAGGGGAGAGAACGCGAATGGCAATCAAGGAAGGCGACAAGATTCCATCGGTAACGGTTCACCGGATGACGAAGGAAGGACCGAAGACGGTCTCCACGGACGAACTCTTCAAAGGAAAGCGCGCCGTCCTCATCGGCGTGCCCGGGGCCTTCACGCCGGTCTGCTCGAACCAGCACCTGCCCGGCTTCGTGAAGAACGCCGGCGTCATCAAGGGAAAAGGGGTGGACATGATCGCCTGTATTTCCGTGAACGACGCGTTCGTGATGGATTCGTGGGCGAAATCTCAAAACACCGGCGACGATGTCGTCATGCTTGCCGACGGCAATGGCGCCTTCACGAAGGCGGCCGGGCTGGAGCTGGACGGCAGCGGCTTCGGCCTCGGCACGCGTTCCCGGCGTTTCGCGATGGTCATCGAGAACGGCGTCGTGAAGACCTTGAAGCTCGAGGAAGGCGGCAAGCTTGACGTCAGCACGGCCGAAAACATCCTGGCCGCCCTCTAGCCGTTTCTTTCTCCGCCTTTATTTTCGGCCGCTTCCCGGATGGCCTGGCGGGCGAGTTCGTCGGCGCGTTCGTTTTCGGGGTGGCCGGTATGGCCGCGGACCCAGTGCCACTCGACCTCGTGGGCGCTCAAGGCCGCCTCGAGGCGCCGCCATAAATCCTGGTTCTTTACCGGCTTCCGATTCGCCGTCCGCCAGCCGTTCGTCTTCCAGTTCTTAAGCCAGGCGGTGATGCCTTCCTTGAGGTAGGTGCTGTCCGTATAAAGCCGCGCCTTGATGGGTCGCTTGAGCGCCTCAAGCGCCTGGATCGCCGCCATCAGCTCCATCCGGTTGTTCGTAGTCTCCGCCTCACTGCCCAAGATTTCGCGGGTTTTATCGCGAAAGCGCAGGATGGCGCCCCACCCGCCGGGGCCCGGGTTGCCGCTGCACGCCCCGTCGGTGAAGATGTCGACGACCTCTTCTTTCATCACCTTCTCTTTACACGATCCCGTAGGCGGCCGGGCTTTCGATGCCGGCGTGAAAGCGGAGCCGACGCAGAAATTCGAGCGGGTCTTTCGGCCGCACGAGCGCGCCTTCCGACTGGTTCAGCCAATCGTAAAGCCGGGTCAGCAGAAACCGCATGGCGGCTCCGCGGGCGAGGACGGGGAGCGCGGCAACTTCTTCTTTGCTCAGCGTGCGCACGGCGCGGTAGGCGGTGATCAGCTTGCCCGCCTTCGTGATGTTGAAATCACCCGCCGGCTCGAAGCACCAGGCGTTCAGGCATATCGCAAGCTCATAGGCGAAGAAGTCGTTGCAGGCGAAATAGAAGTCGATGATTCCGGAAAGCCGGTCGCCGAGAAAGAACACGTTGTCCGGGAAAAGGTCGGCGTGGATGACCCCTATCGGCAGGTTGTCCGGCCAGTCTCGCCGCAGCGTCAGAAGCTCGGTGCGGATTTCCTGGGCGAGCCCCGTCCGCACGCGATCCGCTTGCCCCGCGCAAGCCTGAAACAGTTTCTCCCAGCCTT from Pseudomonadota bacterium carries:
- the rnhA gene encoding ribonuclease HI, whose amino-acid sequence is MKEEVVDIFTDGACSGNPGPGGWGAILRFRDKTREILGSEAETTNNRMELMAAIQALEALKRPIKARLYTDSTYLKEGITAWLKNWKTNGWRTANRKPVKNQDLWRRLEAALSAHEVEWHWVRGHTGHPENERADELARQAIREAAENKGGERNG
- a CDS encoding peroxiredoxin, with protein sequence MAIKEGDKIPSVTVHRMTKEGPKTVSTDELFKGKRAVLIGVPGAFTPVCSNQHLPGFVKNAGVIKGKGVDMIACISVNDAFVMDSWAKSQNTGDDVVMLADGNGAFTKAAGLELDGSGFGLGTRSRRFAMVIENGVVKTLKLEEGGKLDVSTAENILAAL
- a CDS encoding homoserine kinase — protein: MAVYTEVSDEDLTKFVAEYDLGKLVAFKGIAEGVENSNYLLQMEKKAYILTLYEKRVARKDLPFFLGLMEHLATHGVPCPTPLHGRDQQALRSLCGKPAAIVSFLQGMWPRRILPEHCVELGKAVAAMHLAGESFKVFRQNDLGPEGWEKLFQACAGQADRVRTGLAQEIRTELLTLRRDWPDNLPIGVIHADLFPDNVFFLGDRLSGIIDFYFACNDFFAYELAICLNAWCFEPAGDFNITKAGKLITAYRAVRTLSKEEVAALPVLARGAAMRFLLTRLYDWLNQSEGALVRPKDPLEFLRRLRFHAGIESPAAYGIV
- a CDS encoding YqgE/AlgH family protein is translated as MKTNSQGYLAGQLLIATPQIQDPRFARAVIYMCAHSLEGAMGLVVNRRIGTAPLPDLLSQLGIDAVSDDREIGLFFGGPVESERGFVLHSADYQQDNTLCIDTNVALTASAEILRDIAEGRGPRKSMVALGYAGWAPGQLEMEMRSNGWLNVMADEPLIFDGDMDGKWEKAMAKIGVDWGKLSSEIGNA
- a CDS encoding pitrilysin family protein, whose translation is MTVRVSTLANGLCVAADRMEGVASATVGMWVGAGTRYEKADINGVAHLLEHMAFKGTETRSAQAIAEEIEAVGGQLNAYTSREHTAYHARVLSADIGLAVDLLGDILQHSVFDEQELAREHTVVAQEIGQAEDAPDDAVFDRYQAVCYPAQPMGWPVLGTPTTLKNLTRETVLDYLAGHYRASAMVLAAAGDVAHEHLLELAEERFAGLVREKAAPPPPARYVGGEIRESRDLEQLHVVLGFNGIGYLDPDFYALSVYSTLLGGGMSSRLFQEVREKRGLVYSIYSFISCYADGGIFGIYAGTGEKEARELIPVVAETIQAATRQATEEELERAKAQIKATILMSLESSAARCEQLANQLLVYGRPFSPAEIVAKVEAVDLAAIARVARRLCMSEPALAALGPVDRLEGFDQLKRRFD
- the thrC gene encoding threonine synthase, translating into MHYISTRGEAPELPFDEVLLAGLARDGGLYVPADFPRVEAATLEGWRDLPYAELAVRVMTPFLDGSIGAADFARLVHEAYASFDDPRVAPLRKFDGNGWLLELFHGPTLAFKDYALQLLGRLFDHVLKARGSRLTVLGATSGDTGSAAIEACRGRDAIDVVILHPKGRVSEVQRRQMTTVLAANVHNLAIEGTFDDCQDLVKAMFQDVAFRDRLNLSSANSINWVRILAQTVYYFSAALALGAPKQGIAFAVPTGNFGNVYAGYVAKRMGLPITRLIIGTNRNDVLTRLFTEGEMRIAAVAPSLSPAMDIQIPSNFERLLFDLYDRDASRVRAAMAAFRREGRLKLEKAMLDRASETFSAVRISDQATLRTIAKIHEESGLLIDPHTAVAVAAARRMAPEAGVPIVALASAHPAKFPDAVEQATGLRPELPPRLSDLFEREERMAILPNDLGKVEAHIQARVSSRGIA
- a CDS encoding protein-disulfide reductase DsbD domain-containing protein, producing the protein MCIPRRFRQAAPGRGLGIAALLGAVLLLGLAGHGLAASSPWTSQLSSEEAPARLRLLAAPAGDRDELLLGLEFELLPGWKIYWRTPGDAGFPPEIDWAGSENLDRSSILWPAPERFRVLGLDTFGYRDRVVLPIRAGLKDATQPLRVRAHVSYLVCDVVCIPGEAKLALDAAAGMAASSESEVIARYLARVPGAGAFAGLVLERAEFAETLGRLSVMARAESPFHKPDLYVEGPEGYAFGAPEVRFWEGKRRALFHLPVTRSASAPPASALLGAGLRFTLVDDLAKSRPRAVERVLPVVPASADALPGRTLAAVLALAFVGGLILNLMPCVLPVLSLKLLAVVGHGGAPRAEVRKGFLASAAGILVAFLTLAGGIAFLRGAGVAVGWGFQFQSPFFLLAMTAVLVLFAANLWGLFEIRLPSSLQSGLAERGGGHGLTGHFLTGVFATLLATPCSAPFLGTSIGFALSRGLQEIFAIFLALGVGFAFPYLLVALFPGVASHLPRPGPWMGHLRRLLGVALIGTAVWLLGVLAAGVGAPSAFAIGGLLALLLLVLVLGGRFPERKAAFRVLAAVLLLSPLLITVAAPPPGPGVAGKTDAGPWRAFDAAAIPALVEEGRVVFVDVTAEWCLTCQANKAIVLDRGAVAEKLNSGAVIAMRADWTRPDAEIAAYLAQFGRFGIPFNVVYGPGAPTGIPLPELLSGEAVLEAMARAARTAAPPLAKSPYGN